One window of Elusimicrobiota bacterium genomic DNA carries:
- a CDS encoding sulfatase-like hydrolase/transferase has product MKPNILFVFADQQRWDTCGCYGIPPVENLTPNLDRMAAEGVRFNHAYTCQPVCGPARAALMTGKYPAEIGCHVNGRMLPLEEKTIAHHISSAGYNVGYIGKWHLASQGPKDGPDSFTRKAIPSDRRGGFKDYWLASDVLEFTSHSYDGHMFDINGNKRVFPENRYRVDVLTDWTIEFLTSVNHEQPFFLFLSFIEPHFQNDHNHHEGPRGSKEKYKNFTPPGDLVDTAGDWREEYPDYLGCVNSLDSNVGRLRSTLAELGLQENTLIIYTADHGSHFRTRNSEYKRSCHDGCIRIPMIIYGPGF; this is encoded by the coding sequence ATGAAACCAAATATACTATTTGTATTCGCGGACCAGCAACGATGGGATACCTGCGGGTGTTACGGTATACCTCCGGTAGAAAATCTTACCCCCAACCTTGACCGTATGGCAGCAGAAGGCGTGAGATTTAACCACGCGTATACCTGCCAGCCAGTCTGCGGGCCCGCGCGTGCTGCGTTAATGACCGGGAAATATCCCGCAGAAATCGGGTGCCACGTTAACGGCCGTATGCTGCCGTTGGAAGAAAAAACTATTGCGCATCACATATCCTCAGCGGGATATAATGTTGGATACATCGGCAAATGGCATCTCGCATCACAAGGGCCGAAGGATGGACCGGATAGTTTTACCAGGAAAGCTATCCCCTCCGATCGACGGGGAGGGTTCAAAGACTACTGGCTAGCATCTGATGTTTTAGAGTTCACTTCACACTCCTACGACGGGCATATGTTCGATATTAATGGGAATAAACGCGTATTCCCGGAGAACCGTTACCGCGTTGACGTTCTTACTGATTGGACAATAGAATTTCTTACATCTGTAAACCATGAACAACCGTTTTTCCTATTTCTTTCATTTATAGAACCCCATTTCCAGAATGATCATAATCATCACGAAGGGCCCCGCGGGTCAAAAGAAAAGTATAAAAACTTTACTCCCCCCGGCGACCTTGTTGATACAGCAGGCGACTGGCGGGAAGAGTACCCCGACTACCTCGGATGCGTGAACTCGCTGGACTCAAATGTCGGGCGGTTACGCAGCACGCTTGCCGAACTCGGGCTACAGGAGAATACTTTAATTATTTACACCGCCGATCACGGGTCGCATTTCCGTACACGTAACAGCGAGTATAAACGTTCGTGCCATGACGGGTGTATACGTATCCCGATGATAATATATGGCCCGGGTTTT
- a CDS encoding DUF4962 domain-containing protein has protein sequence MPIMPVYSVVFNDSPGMENEWGFRPENEIVKRNPPPFVWRPQVDAVNYGLQIARDKEFSVILYEITGLQRNVHCPDIVLSTGTNFWHVRYTSKNGGVSDWSKTRKFTIGNSAVKFPVPTHEDMAKLVPQTHPRLMLRTENLPAIREYCRNTMKISWEKMVFNAEKCLEIPLPSEPQKYPNGKFNKDNLNDKKLWWGNHDIVEGLLSQAELMAFIYLIEQDDKYALGAKRILLHTLSWDPYGATGSYYNDEAGMIYMYRGSRVYDWIYQVLTDDEKQVIQTKMNDRAKQYYQNLNNNHTWRPYSSHANRIYHFLGEAGIAFYNEIPDARNWFNLATDIFFNIYPVWGDDDGGWHEGLAYWSSYSGRITWWLRALSSLMNRNAYDLPFFKNIGYFPMYAMPPKSPCGGFGDKAEESSVYSSARGVVGTFAQEIGNPYWAWYSAGGGSTRTVKDSAKVSTPMGVLGSMNTVVEPNEPAVLPLSRVFNGTGLAVLNTTLTDGKQNVQLQFKSSPIGRISHGYNSQNAFLLTAYGQPLFLKSSHRDVHGSSHHKKWIQETKSDNCILIDGIGQQVSSRLAKGNIRAFYHSKKVDYIAGSVTPETYQGRIKRFDRGILFIRPETFIIFDDILSTSPVTVQWLLHAPAKFVIDRQRVGVDTEKAGVVTDFLYPSGLKFDVTDYETPPNPLYPELNEWHLSADTGVPLDKHTFITAMRVHRGGNTSENIEIPEIDNGIISIGLSGGEKVVVTRLAGTLKSAGNDTGKDNGGIVSDAVVAAVWLNSKGVPTGGFIHYGTYLKYNGRYIVKQPDNKRKTTKYCFVE, from the coding sequence ATGCCAATCATGCCGGTTTATTCAGTCGTTTTTAATGATAGCCCCGGTATGGAAAACGAATGGGGTTTCCGTCCGGAAAACGAAATTGTCAAACGCAACCCGCCGCCGTTTGTGTGGCGCCCACAGGTTGATGCTGTTAATTATGGCCTCCAGATCGCGCGAGATAAAGAATTTAGCGTTATTTTGTATGAAATAACAGGCCTTCAGCGTAACGTACACTGCCCGGATATAGTTTTAAGTACGGGAACGAATTTTTGGCATGTAAGGTATACCTCAAAGAACGGCGGGGTGTCAGATTGGAGCAAAACACGGAAGTTTACGATAGGTAATTCAGCGGTAAAATTTCCTGTCCCTACCCATGAAGATATGGCAAAACTTGTCCCACAAACACATCCCCGGTTGATGTTACGCACGGAAAACTTACCTGCCATACGCGAGTATTGCAGGAATACTATGAAAATTTCATGGGAGAAAATGGTGTTTAACGCAGAGAAGTGCCTGGAGATACCGTTACCCTCTGAACCACAGAAGTATCCAAATGGTAAATTCAATAAGGATAATCTAAACGATAAAAAGTTGTGGTGGGGAAACCATGACATTGTGGAAGGCCTTCTTTCCCAAGCGGAACTCATGGCGTTTATATATCTAATAGAACAGGATGATAAGTATGCATTGGGAGCGAAACGTATACTCTTACACACTCTGTCCTGGGATCCTTACGGTGCAACGGGGTCGTACTATAACGACGAGGCTGGGATGATTTATATGTATCGTGGAAGCAGAGTGTATGACTGGATTTATCAGGTACTCACGGATGATGAAAAACAAGTGATACAAACGAAAATGAATGATCGTGCAAAGCAGTATTATCAAAACTTGAACAATAACCATACCTGGCGTCCGTATTCCAGCCATGCTAACCGTATCTACCACTTCCTTGGTGAAGCAGGAATAGCGTTTTATAACGAAATCCCGGATGCGCGGAACTGGTTTAACCTTGCAACCGACATTTTTTTTAATATTTACCCGGTCTGGGGTGATGACGACGGGGGATGGCATGAAGGATTAGCCTACTGGTCGTCCTATAGTGGACGTATAACATGGTGGCTACGCGCATTAAGTAGTTTGATGAACCGCAATGCTTATGATTTACCGTTCTTCAAGAATATTGGATACTTCCCAATGTATGCTATGCCGCCAAAGTCGCCTTGTGGAGGATTCGGGGATAAAGCTGAAGAATCAAGTGTATATTCTTCCGCGCGCGGCGTGGTTGGAACTTTTGCGCAGGAGATCGGTAATCCGTACTGGGCATGGTACAGCGCAGGAGGTGGTAGTACGCGGACAGTTAAAGACAGTGCTAAAGTATCTACCCCTATGGGTGTACTGGGATCTATGAATACTGTTGTTGAACCTAATGAACCAGCAGTCCTGCCGTTATCACGTGTTTTCAACGGGACAGGGCTTGCGGTGTTGAATACAACTCTTACCGATGGAAAACAAAATGTGCAGTTGCAGTTTAAGTCAAGCCCTATAGGACGTATATCACACGGTTATAACTCTCAGAACGCATTTCTCCTTACCGCCTACGGCCAGCCGTTATTCCTTAAAAGCAGCCACCGTGACGTTCATGGGAGTAGTCATCACAAAAAGTGGATACAAGAGACAAAATCAGATAATTGTATTCTTATCGATGGTATAGGGCAACAGGTGAGTTCCCGGTTGGCAAAAGGCAATATCCGCGCGTTTTACCATTCAAAAAAGGTGGATTATATTGCGGGAAGCGTAACCCCTGAAACGTATCAGGGAAGGATAAAACGGTTTGACCGCGGAATATTGTTTATACGTCCGGAAACATTCATTATTTTTGATGATATATTGTCAACTTCACCGGTAACAGTGCAATGGTTACTCCACGCACCTGCAAAGTTTGTGATTGACCGGCAAAGAGTTGGGGTGGATACCGAAAAAGCCGGGGTGGTAACTGACTTTTTGTACCCTTCTGGACTAAAATTTGATGTTACTGACTATGAAACACCGCCAAATCCGTTGTACCCTGAACTCAACGAATGGCATCTTTCAGCAGATACGGGTGTGCCATTAGATAAACATACGTTTATAACCGCGATGCGTGTCCACCGCGGAGGTAATACCAGTGAAAATATTGAAATTCCTGAGATTGATAATGGTATCATATCAATTGGGCTTTCTGGCGGAGAAAAAGTTGTTGTTACCCGATTGGCAGGGACATTAAAAAGTGCGGGTAATGATACCGGTAAGGATAATGGCGGTATAGTATCTGACGCAGTGGTTGCAGCGGTGTGGTTGAACTCCAAAGGAGTACCTACAGGAGGGTTTATACATTACGGGACATATTTAAAGTATAATGGCAGGTATATTGTAAAACAGCCCGATAATAAACGTAAAACAACAAAGTATTGTTTTGTTGAATAG
- a CDS encoding anaerobic sulfatase maturase, with translation MDQFQLLIKPAGPDCNLNCSYCFYSKKSALFPSTKVHRMDDKIVDAMVSQILSQRFPVSVFSWQGGEPTIAGIEFFRKVVAAQMKYGTKGQVVANSFQTNGYLLNDQWCSFFAEYKFFVGLSIDGPGELHDYHRKNFVGEGSWSNAYRATGMLEKHKVEYNILSVISRAGQDKGKETLQWFIGNGFKYLQFIPCVEVGDTSDVTDYSVIPEGYGQFLCDIFDVWHENLDKNVSIRDFDSILEKIVLGRPSMCVYSVECGGYMVVEHDGSVYPCDFFVNPGDALGNVLTSNLADMYESKKYREFNKRKAILPQCCVSCEYVNYCNNGCQKDRVGKNLPKGTQTYLCAGYKKFFGYALPRLKVVAEGIKINMENKK, from the coding sequence ATGGACCAGTTTCAGTTACTGATAAAACCCGCAGGGCCGGACTGCAACCTCAACTGCAGTTACTGTTTTTACTCAAAAAAATCTGCGTTATTCCCGTCTACAAAAGTGCATAGGATGGATGATAAAATCGTGGATGCTATGGTGTCCCAGATATTATCCCAGAGGTTTCCTGTTTCAGTATTCTCGTGGCAGGGTGGGGAACCTACCATCGCGGGAATTGAGTTTTTCAGGAAAGTCGTCGCTGCGCAGATGAAGTACGGAACTAAAGGCCAGGTGGTAGCGAATTCGTTCCAAACAAACGGATATTTGTTAAACGACCAGTGGTGCAGCTTTTTTGCGGAGTATAAGTTTTTTGTTGGATTAAGTATTGACGGCCCGGGGGAACTTCATGATTATCACCGGAAAAACTTTGTAGGTGAAGGTTCATGGAGTAACGCTTACCGCGCTACGGGTATGCTTGAGAAACATAAGGTTGAATACAACATATTATCCGTTATCTCCCGCGCGGGACAGGATAAGGGTAAGGAAACTCTTCAGTGGTTTATAGGTAACGGGTTTAAGTACTTGCAGTTCATTCCATGTGTTGAGGTTGGAGATACAAGTGATGTTACTGACTATTCTGTAATCCCGGAAGGGTATGGACAGTTTTTGTGTGACATCTTCGATGTGTGGCACGAAAATCTTGATAAAAACGTTTCTATCCGCGATTTTGATTCTATCCTGGAAAAAATTGTCCTGGGTCGCCCGTCAATGTGCGTGTACAGCGTTGAATGCGGAGGTTATATGGTAGTGGAACATGACGGTAGTGTTTATCCCTGCGACTTTTTTGTGAACCCCGGGGATGCCCTGGGTAATGTGCTGACATCGAACCTCGCGGATATGTATGAATCCAAAAAGTATAGGGAGTTTAATAAACGTAAAGCCATTCTCCCGCAGTGTTGTGTCTCATGCGAGTATGTTAATTATTGTAATAACGGTTGCCAGAAGGACCGTGTGGGTAAGAATTTACCGAAAGGGACACAAACCTATCTATGCGCGGGGTACAAAAAATTTTTTGGGTATGCCCTGCCAAGATTAAAAGTAGTAGCGGAAGGGATTAAAATAAATATGGAGAATAAAAAGTAA
- a CDS encoding sulfatase-like hydrolase/transferase: MKPNILFVFSDQQRWDTCGCYGIPPVENLTPNLDRMASEGVRFNHAYTCQPICGPGRAALMTGKYPAEIGCHVNHRMLPLEEKTIAHHMSSAGYEVGYIGKWHLASEGPKNGPNDFGILSVPPERRGGFKDYWLVADVLEHTSHSYDGYMYDSDGNKRVFPENRFRADVTTDWAIEYLENRKNDKPFFLFLSYIEPHHQNDHNHFEGPHGSKDKYKNFIPPGDLVDTAGNWREEYPDYLGCVNSLDYNLGRLRSTLEKLGIDKNTVIIYTSDHGNHFLTRTSKTYKCSCHDGCIRIPMIIYGPGFTGGKVVEELISLIDLPPTVLTTAGITPPSYMRGNAVQRVVNGDTTNWQDDIFLQISIAQCGRAIRTNKWKYSVCALDKTGRDISSDEYTEDCLYDMESDPHEKNNMVTSPSHKEVRAELAERLKRRMAAAGEKVPKILPKT; the protein is encoded by the coding sequence ATGAAACCAAACATATTATTCGTATTTTCAGACCAGCAACGGTGGGATACCTGCGGGTGTTATGGTATACCTCCGGTAGAAAATCTTACCCCCAACCTTGACCGTATGGCAAGCGAAGGGGTGAGGTTTAATCATGCGTACACATGCCAGCCAATCTGCGGGCCGGGACGTGCAGCGTTGATGACCGGGAAATATCCTGCGGAAATAGGTTGCCACGTTAACCACCGCATGCTGCCGTTGGAAGAAAAAACTATTGCCCATCACATGTCCTCCGCAGGATATGAAGTTGGGTATATAGGCAAATGGCATCTCGCGTCAGAAGGGCCAAAGAACGGCCCAAACGATTTTGGTATATTATCCGTCCCGCCGGAACGCAGAGGCGGGTTTAAAGATTACTGGCTAGTCGCTGATGTGCTTGAACACACTTCACACTCGTATGACGGTTATATGTACGATAGCGACGGTAATAAACGCGTATTCCCGGAGAACCGCTTCCGTGCTGATGTAACTACAGACTGGGCCATAGAATACCTTGAGAACAGGAAAAATGATAAACCTTTCTTCCTGTTTCTTTCTTATATCGAACCTCATCACCAGAATGACCACAACCATTTTGAAGGCCCACACGGGTCAAAGGATAAGTACAAAAATTTCATCCCACCGGGCGACCTTGTGGATACCGCGGGCAACTGGCGGGAAGAATATCCTGACTACCTTGGGTGTGTAAACTCTTTAGATTACAACCTTGGACGCCTACGCTCAACTCTTGAAAAACTTGGGATAGACAAAAACACGGTGATAATCTATACATCAGACCACGGCAACCATTTCCTTACGCGTACCAGCAAAACATATAAATGTTCCTGTCATGACGGATGTATTCGCATACCAATGATAATATACGGGCCGGGTTTTACCGGAGGTAAGGTTGTGGAAGAACTTATAAGCCTCATAGACCTTCCTCCAACGGTACTAACAACAGCGGGGATTACCCCGCCGTCGTATATGCGCGGTAATGCGGTGCAAAGAGTGGTTAATGGTGATACAACAAACTGGCAGGACGATATATTTCTTCAGATAAGTATCGCCCAGTGCGGCCGTGCGATACGCACAAATAAATGGAAATACAGCGTCTGTGCGTTGGACAAAACCGGGCGTGATATTTCAAGTGATGAATATACCGAAGATTGCCTGTATGACATGGAATCTGACCCGCATGAAAAAAATAATATGGTTACCTCGCCTTCCCACAAAGAAGTAAGGGCAGAGCTTGCGGAACGGTTAAAACGCAGGATGGCAGCTGCCGGTGAAAAAGTGCCGAAAATATTGCCAAAAACTTAA